The Aestuariibaculum lutulentum genome segment GTTTAGATTGATTCCCTGTTTTAGATTTTAACAAATTGCTTAAGTAGTTAGCTGTTTGTTTTTGATCATAATTTTCAAAAGAAATCTTTATACTTTTTTTAATCGAAAATGAAGATTTTCCCAGCACCACATTTAAAGGTTTAGGCAATAAGGTAACCTCTGAAGCTGTAAAAGTTTTGTTCTTTTCGGAAGCACTTAAAAGTGTTACAAAAAACAAACAAAGTAAGTAACGCATTGATAGTAAGTATTAATTATTTTTTAACTGTGTTCGAACACAAACATAATTAAATTTAATAATATTATACCGCAAATTATTATCCTATTTAATTTTGAAATAGAATAGAACTTGATCTCGACTTTTTAAAACACTTTTCTTAACAACCTAATCAAGGCCAAAATTTTCACATATTTATTAGAAAAAACTGAAGACACTAAATTAGAAGGCATACTTATAACTTCTTTCAACTCATAGCCACTTTGTTTCATTTTTTCGAGTGCGATTTGCCGCTCTAAAGCGTGTACTTTTAAATCGAACCGTACTTCTTCTATATTGTTATATTTCCTTTTCATCTTTATCTGAATTAAAAAAATTATCTGATACGTTACTAATTACCGTGTTGTCAATTCGTCGCCTAAACGCGAAAGCCAACCCCATTAACAAAATAAGCGTAATTCCGATAATTAAACACGCTAAAGGCATGCTATTTAACCATTCTCCTAAGGCTATTGCACCAGCTACAGAAACGAAAAACAGACCCGCAAAACCCAAACCCAGAATAATAAAAAATTTAATCAAAAAACTTAAGGTTAACGACAACTGCTCAAAAATCTTAAGTTTAATATATTTTTCTGAAGACTTTAAATACTCGTCGCCATGCTGAAAGGTATCTTGAGCTTTCACGTTCAATGCATCTAAAATTTTCATATTACGATTTTTGATACTTTTTATTTTTAGCTTTAAGTTCGGCTAATTTTTTTTCCAGTAAACTGATGGCATCATCAGCTTTGTAACTTGCGTTAGACATGAGTTGTTCTAACTCATCTTCTAACGAAGCTTGTTTTTGCTTAACGGTATTCGAGATATTTTCAGCAGTTTCATGTATATTCTCAGACATTTTGTCTTTTACACTCTGCGCTTCATCTACAATTTTTTTTCGAGTTACTGTGCCTTTATCCGGAGCAAATAAAACACCTAAAACGGTTCCAACGGCTGTTCCTACTAAAAAACCTAAAACGGCTCCACTACCTTTTCCCATAATATAATGTATTAAAGTTATGACTTTCATAAATTTAATAAATTAAAATCTTACAATAGCTTGATTTGTTTAATATTCACAGAACTACCTTACTTGATATCTCACACAGTAAGCTTCAACAAAAAAAATGATAAACCAAAAATTATATAATAATTTGAGAAGAAATAAAAGGTCTAAAAATAAAAAAAGCTCCTCAAAATTGAGAAGCTTACCCTTTGTTGTGCGGGCGGGGAGACTCGAACTCCCACACCTCGCGGCACTAGATCCTAAGTCTAGCGTGTCTACCAATTCCACCACGCCCGCAAAGAGGTTGCAAATATAAACAAGATTTTGAAATTGCAAACACCTATCTCAAAAAAAAACATTCTTTTTTTTATACTTTTGTATCAAAATTTGCATAACTCTATGAAAAACACCACTTCTTATATAGAAAAAAATAAAGACAGATTTCTATCTGAACTTGTTGAGCTTTTAAAAATTCCTTCTATAAGCGCCGATTCTGCTTATAAGGCAGACGTTTTAAGAACTGCTGAAGCTGTAAAAGAACGTCTTGAACAAGCTGGTTGCGATACTGTAGAAATTTGTCCGACGGCAGGTTACCCTATTGTTTACGGTGAAAAAATAATCAATAACGACTTACCTACTGTTTTAGTATACGGACATTATGATGTACAACCAGCAGATCCATTAGAATTATGGGACTCTGCACCTTTTGAGCCAGTAATTAAAACAACAGAACTTCATCCTGAAGGAGCCATTTTTGCTCGTGGCGCTTGCGACGATAAAGGCCAAATGTACATGCACGTTAAGGCTTTAGAGTTTATGACTTCTACAGACCAGTTACCTTGTAACGTAAAATTCATGATTGAAGGTGAAGAAGAAGTTGGCAGTGTTAACTTATCAACTTTCGTTAAAGAAAATCGTGAAAAACTAAGCAACGATGTTATTCTTATTTCAGATACCGGAATGATTGCTAAAGACACACCATCAATCACGACAGGGCTAAGAGGTTTAAGCTACGTTGAAGTTGAAGTTACAGGACCTAACCGCGATTTACACTCTGGTTTATACGGTGGCGCTGTAGCGAATCCAATTAATGTGCTTACTAAAATGATTGCGTCTTTACATGACGAAAATAATCATATTACCATTCCTGGATTTTACGATAAAGTAGAAGAATTATCTCAAGACGAGCGTGCCGAAATGGCAAAAGCTCCGTTCAGCTTAGACGACTACAAAAAAGCATTAGATATCGATGATGTTTATGGCGAAGCTGGATACACGACCAACGAGCGTAATTCCATCCGTCCAACTCTAGATGTTAACGGTATTTGGGGTGGTTATATTGGCGAAGGTGCCAAAACTGTTATTGCCAGCAAAGCATACGCTAAAATATCTATGCGTTTAGTTCCTGGTCAGGAATGGGAAGAAATCACAGAATTGTTTAAAAACCATTTCGAAAGTATTGCGCCTAAAGCCGTTAAAGTTAAAGTTAAACCTCATCACGGCGGACAAGGGTATGTAACGCCAACCGATAATATTGGTTATCAGGCCGCTGCAAAAGCATATACCGATACTTTTGGAAAAGCTCCAATTCCACAACGCGGTGGCGGAAGTATTCCAATTGTAGCGCTTTTCGAAAAAGAATTAGACAGCAAAATTATACTAATGGGCTTTGGTTTAGACAGCGACGCCATTCACTCGCCTAACGAGCATTTTGGTGTATTCAATTATTTAAAAGGCATTGAAACCATTCCGTTATTCTACAAATATTTCACAGAATTATCTAAATAATATTCAGGGTGTTACCCAGTGGTGTTTTGATTAAAACACCACTGGGTCGCGCTTTACGCACTACATGGTAGTTAGCTTCAATCGCTAACACGACAAGCACTACTTTATGAAAAACCAACACTCTAACCACCTTATTCAACTTACTTTAGCTACTTTTTTTATAAGTACATCGGGTGCTTTAGGAAAGTATATCGATTTACCCATTCCGGTAATTATCTGGTGGCGTTGTATTATTGCCGGTGTTGCATTATTTGCGTTTTGCAACTATAAAAAATTCAATCTTAAACTAAATTCTAAAACCGATGTTGTCACGGTAATTATAAGTGCTTTACTCATGGGTGGTCACTGGATTACCTATTTCTTAGCCTTAAAACTTTCGAATGTAGCACTAGGGATGTTATCCTTATTCACCTTCCCGATTTTAACGGCGTTTTTAGAGCCTTTATTTATTAAAACAAAATTTGATCCGTTTTACATTATTTTAGGTGTCTTAGTATTGTTAGGGCTTTACATTCTGGCTCCAGAATTTAACTTAGAAAGTTCCCTGTTAAAAGGCGTCCTTTTCGGATTACTATCAGCCGTATTTTATGCCTTACGTAATATTCTATCTAAAAAACTAACCGCCAAATACAATGGCTCCAGTGTTATGTTTTATCAAAGCTTGGTGGTCGGTTTAATTTTATCGCCAGCTTTATTTATCTTAGAAAGCAACGGACTAAAAGAACAGTTTCCTTATATCCTTTTTCTTGGTTTAATTACCACTGCTGTTGGACATTCTATGTTAGTGAACAGTTTAAAACATTTTACCGTTAGCACCGCAAGCATAATTAATAGTATTCAGCCTATTTTCGGAATTATTCTTGCCTTCTTCTTTTTAAACGAAACACCAACGCTAAACACCTTTTTAGGGGGCTCGCTTATTCTGGCAACCGTAATTATTGAAAGCGTAAGATCGAGAAATAGGTAAAACATATACCATAAAAAGCTTAATAAACATTTTAAGTCCTTAATAATAGTGTATAACCAACCTCTATATCCTGTATTCAATTTCACATAATAAATTAGAAACCAACAATTAAACTCATAATTATGTAACAAAATCTTGCTTTTAACGTTTTATAGATTATCAATCAAAATCATCAATCATTATGTTAAAGCAATTCTTCATTATTTGCTCGGGTTCAGACACAGATATTTTAAACTCCTGCTCTAAAGGCGAACAAAACAAATATGCCGGGATAGGTGCCACAGTTTTCTTTACAGCACTAATGGCTTTTATCGCGGCGAGCTATGCCTTATACGCCGTATTTGACAATTACTACACCGCTGTGTTCTTCGGACTCATCTGGGGATTACTCATTTTTAATCTGGACCGCTATATAGTTTCGACCATTAAAAAGACAGGGAATTTTGCAGATGAAGTAATTCAGGCATCTCCACGAATCCTTTTGGCAGTTATCATCGCCGTTGTGATATCAAAACCTTTAGAACTTAAGATTTTTGAAAAGGAAATAGACCGTGTACTTTTAGAACAAAAAAATGAATTTACACTAGCAAACAAAAACCAGATTGCAGAACAATACGCCCCTCAAATTAAAGAACTGGAAGCCTCAATTTCTAGTCTACAAAATGAAATTACAACTAAAGAAACCGAAGTTAATGCGCTTTACGACACCTATATTTCTGAAGCCGAAGGTACAGCTGGAACAAAACTATTAGGCAAAGGACCTGTTTATAAAGAGAAACGCGACAAACACGACGCTGCTTTAGCCGAATTGCAACAACTGAAAACTGATAATGCTGAAAAAATTAAAGCTATTGAATCTGAAATAGCCAATTTAAAAAGCGATTACGACAATCAGGTAACAACATCACAACCTGTCATTTCAAATTTCGACGGACTCATGGCTAGAGTTGACGCCTTAAATAAATTACCTTGGTTGCCGTCTTTCTTTATTTTCCTGTTGTTTTTAGCCATTGAAACCTCCCCTATTTTCGCGAAGCTACTATCTCCAAAAGGCGCTTACGATTTTAAACTGGAAAATGAAGAAACTGCCATCAAAACACATGTACTTCAAAACAAAAATCAGCGGGAAGCCTTGCTGAAAACTGAATTCGCTATTAACGATCGTGTATATAAAGACATTGAACAAGAAGACGAATTATACAATTATAAACGTAAAAAAGCAAGAGAATTACTCCAATTACAAGCCGATGCCTTTTTCAACCAACAAAAGAATATATTGTAGTTAAATACTAATTTTAAGTGAGTTTGTTTATTTTTACAACAACTCCCATAGAAGCGTAACTATAATATTATGAAAAAACTTATTCTTTTACTTTGCCTGATGTGTGCCTGCACCGTATTTTCTCAAAATAATGAAGAAAAAGACATTAATGACATTCAGGCGGTTTTAAAGGCGCAACGTTTGGCGTGGTCTAAAAATAACATTGAAGAATTTATGGAAGGCTACTGGAAAAGTGACTCTCTTAAATTCTACGGGAGTAATGGTGTTACCTATGGATGGGAGAATACTTTAAAGCGTTACAAAAAAGCGTACCCGAGCAAAGACCACACGGGTAAATTAAGTTTTAAAATAAATGATATCTCTAAAATTACTGATGACGCCTATTATGTATTGGGTGAATTTCACTTAAAACGTGAAGTAGGTAATGCCAGCGGATTTTTTATGTTGGTATTTAAGAAGATAAACGGCGAATGGAAAATTATCGCCGATACCTCTGCTTAAAACTATCTTATTAGGTTTTCTTAACGTATTTCGTAATAATTACGATTTGCTGTCCGTCAACCTTTCCTTCAATATATTCTGCATTGTCGCGATCTAAACGAATGTTTCTAACTGCCGTTCCTTGTTTCGCGACCATGCTCGATCCTTTTACTTTTAAATCTTTAACTAAAACAACCGAATCACCGTTTTCTAAAATAACACCATTTACATCGCGGTGTATTACTTTTTCACTTTCGTCTTTATCTTCACCTGTTGCACGTGCTAAAGCTAAAGCTTCATCATCTAAATACATCATATCCAGTAAGTCTTTAGGCCATCCTTCACCTCTTAAACGTTGTAACATTCTCCATGATAAAATTTGCACAGCCACGAACTCACTCCACATACTGTCATTTAAACAACGCCAGTGGTTAGCATCCATTTCTGTTTCGCCTTCAATCTGACTTAAACAGGTACCACAAACCAACAAACTGTTATCAACACTTTCATTTAATGAGGGTGGCAAGGTATATTGACTTAATCCTTTATCCGATTTACATATTTCGCAAGTGTTATTGCTTCTGTCTTTTAACGTTTGTAGTATACTCATAATTTGTATTTTAAGATTGCAATAATACGCCTAAATTAAAGCATCCGCAAGCTACAAAAGAAAAGGCATCTAAATTAGATGCCTCTTCCCACTAATTAAGCTACCTATTTTGATAACTCTGCTACTAACTTATATACGGCATCACCATGTACAGGTGTAAAATACTTATCTATCTTTTTACCACGTGCTTTACGGTCTGCCTCATTAGGCCATTTTTTCTTAGCCATTTCTGTAAAACCATCGAACATTTTATCCAAATCACCTAAGGAATCTAAAAAGAAGGCTTCCACCATTTGAGAAGAATCACTTCCCCAGGCGTGTCTGTGTGGATAATACCCTTTAATTAATGCATTATCTTTAATAAATACTTCGAAGTTTTCTTTCATTAAAGCTTCAATTTCATCACCATCATAATCTTTTGGAAAAGCCCAATGTGTGGTTCTTACATAAAGAATTAAATCCTTCTTGTTGTTCTCCGGAATATACTTAGCTAAAGGCATGGTATAATAAATCTCATCCGAATGAATTGGCGAATAATATGCCCTTTGCTTTTGAAAGAAAGCCTCTCTAGCGTCTTTATCAGGCCACGCTGCTTCAGCTAATTCACCATCTTTTTCATTGGCTTTTACTATATCTTCCCAGGTTTTGTAAACATTTACAAACAGGATTTCACTGTTATCTGGTGTCATTTGATGTAAATACACCGATGATGCCACACGTAAATCATTTTTTTTGATAACTTTTTCCAGATATTCCTTTTCTACAGACTTCCAGGTATCCATATCAAAATCTTCCTTGTCCATATTCCAGTGGGCCTTCGTTACTGTAATATACATAGGGCGTGAATCGTCTTGAGCTAAGACTGAAGATATACTGAATAATAATAGCAAAGTTAGCATTGCTGCTAATAGTTGATTAGTTGTTTTCATAATTGTAATTAATTAAGGTTAGTATATTAGTTTTGAACGTTAAATACTAAATCTTTAATCGGGGCAATTGAAAACCTGGGGTAAAAAAATTTGGGGAAGTAAAATTTAATTTTTGCTATTATTATTTCCAAGAGGGTAGTGAAATAACATTACTAATTTACAAAAATTAATTTATTAACAATCAATTATTTAATTTAATTGCTCTTTTAATTTTTTAGGCATTCCTTTTACAACCATCTCGTAAGAATGGTCTATAAGGGTCAATAACAATGAGGATGAAATCTCAGCATCATGAAGTTTAACGGTATTCCAATGCGTCTTACTCATATGGTAACCCGAATCGATATTCTCATATTCTGCACGTAGTTCTAGTGCATATTCCGGGTCGCATTTCAAATTAATAGCCTTCTCTCCGGTTTCCCATCGATCGAGAGCAATAAGCGCATACATTTTTCCCAGCACCTTAAAAACTAAAGTATCAGGATTAAAAGGAAATTCTTCGGTTGTTCCTTTCTTTTTTAAGCAGTAATCTCGTATTTGCTCGATGTTCATTCTATAGCTTTTGATTTGATTTGCTCTTCTATTTTTAAAGCGTTATAATCTAAACTCCAGCCAATGGTTTGCACTATATTTTCTATAAGTGAAATCGCTTCCAAAGCTTCCTGCTGCGCGGCATTAAATAATCCGCTCTCGGGTATTTTATCTAAAATATGTTTCTTGGCATCGTTATGAAGTTCGGTTAAATCGGATGCTGCAAACTTGTTAAACATACCATCCTTTTTATCATAGTAGTTTAAATTTGTTTCAATAGTCAACACCTCTGGTTGCGGAAACTTATGAATAATTATGGTTTTATTTTTAGTATCGGCTTCCAGAATAACTTTAGAAAAATCGAAACCTACGTGTGCTTTGGCATTAACAATAACCAAAGCTTTTTTGGTACTTGAAATAAGTTTTAAGAAGCGCTCCTTAACATCCTCGTAATGGTAAATCTCGGCAAAATCGCCTTCAACAGTTATGAATTTATAGACTTTTTTAATCTTATCAAGTAAGATTACCGATTGTGAATTCACACGTTTTTTCTGTGCCTGAATTTTTAAATAGGTAACCACCGCCATCGTGATAAGTCCGCCTAATATTAAACCAAAAAGAATATCCATTACTCTATAATTTTGTATAAAACCGGTTTACTTGGTGTGGCATCGTTTTCAAAAGATGCTATTTGTAAATTTAACATATACTCGCCATCTTTTACCTTATTGGGCACATAAATAAATTCGGTAATCGTGGCATCTAAACGCAACTTACCTTGAGTATTCCAAAAGGCATTATGAGACAACAACTTACCTTCATCTCTTTCTTTATCGACACTTGGTAAATCGATAAGCAAATGCTTGATGCCTTTTTCCCGAAGATATATAGCCGCTTCCTCCAATAGATAGGTAGGATTAGTTTTAGAATACCGTTTTGTGAGCTTCTCTTTTAAATTAGGTATAGTGCGAATTACCACAGCATCTCGTTTTTTATTCCCTAAGGCGAATTGAATTTGCTTTTTAGATATTACAAAATCATCGTCTAACTTTTCAGGTGCTACGGTAATTACTTCAGCTAAAAAGAAAAATTGCTTTAGATTTTTATTGACAGAATAAACTGTTTCAGTAATATGCCCAACACATTCGGTATGCGTACCATGCGCATGCGGATTGAAGATAATTGTATTAAAATTAACCGCCGAACCCTTTACTACACTCCCAACCCAATCTTCTTCTTCAATCACAACCGGTTCAATTTCAGGATTTCCAATATACCAGGCATTTACATTCTCCTGACCCGACCGAATGGCTATAGAAATATCAAGCGGTTTGGTTAGATCTATTTGTAATTTTCTGGAATTATATTGAATGGTTGCAAGCATATTTTTAGTCTATTTTAAATAAATCTGAAGCAATACCGTCACTTAAAAACTTTCCCTTTTTTGTGACGATTAGTTTATTATCTTCAATATACAACAATTGTTGATTTCTATGTTTTTCAGACTGCTTTAAAATATAAGTTCTGTAAGTCTCACCAAAATCTTGAGCTACTTTTTCTAAAGACACGCCCCAAATGGTGCGCAAACCCGTCATAACATATTCGTTATACTGATCTGTTTTAGTTAAAGTTTCAACTTCCATTGGCAACTCCCCTTTTTCAATAGCCTGAATGTATTTTGAATTGTTTTTCACATTCCAGCTTCTGGATTTACCATCAAACGAATGTGCCGATGGACCAATTCCTATATATCGTTTCCCTTGCCAATAAGCTGTATTATTTTTACTAAAAAACTCAGGTTTCCCAAAATTAGACAACTCGTAATGTACAAAACCGGCTGCTTCCAGCTTTTCAATTAACATATGAAATTGCTCCTGTGCTACAGCATCGTCAGGTGCTTGTACTTTTCCTTTTTCGATAAAAACATCAAGTGCTGTTTTAGGCTCTACCGTTAAAGCATAACTGGAAATATGCGGAATATTAAACGATAACGCCGTATCAATGTTCTCCATCCAGTCTTCATGACTTAATCCCGGAATACCATAAATTAAATCAAGTGAAATATTATCGAAATATTGTGTAGCGACTTCTAAACACGCTTTTGCCTCTAATGCATTATGTGCTCGGTTCATCAACTTCAAATCTCTTTCAAAAAACGATTGAATACCAATAGAAAGTCTATTGATTCCTATAGCTTTATAGCTTTTAAAAACAGTAAGTACATCAGCTCCATCAGCCGTTAAATCATCCGGATTAGATTCTAAAGTAATTTCAGGGTCACTTACAACTTTATAATTTAAATATACAGCTTGAATTATCGATTGTAACTCCTCGCTATTCAACAATGAAGGTGTTCCACCTCCAAAATAAATGGTTTGAACCACCTGATCTTGAAACTCAGCTTTTCTAAGTTCCAATTCTTTAATTAAACAGGAAACCAATTCCGGCTTCTTCTTTAAAGATATTGAGAAGTAAAAATCGCAATAATGGCAAGCCTGCTTACAAAATGGTATGTGAATATATATTCCACTCATGTTTTAAGTGATCTATTAGCAATGCCTTTCAGAAAATCTGTAAAGCATGTAAAACTATTTTTTTACGCGATCTTCGTTTTGTTTTACAAAACTCGCCCAACCCGAATAACTTTTTCCTACCTCTACACGACCATCATTATAAAAATGACAAACCGCAGCCGCTAAACCATCGGTCGCATCTAAATTTTTAGGAAGCGTTTTCAAGCCTAACAGACTTTGCAACATTTTTGCCACCTGTTCCTTACTGGCATTCCCGTTTCCTGTAATTGCCATTTTAATTTTCTTCGGCGAGTATTCTGTAATAGGTACTTCGCGACTTAAACCAGCCGCCATTGCAACACCTTGCGCTCGCCCCAATTTCAGCATACTTTGCACGTTCTTCCCAAAGAAAGGCGCTTCAATGGCTATTTCATCAGGGTGATGTGTGTCAATCAATTCAATGGTACGTTCAAAAATAAGTTTCAGTTTTAAATAATGATCGTCGTATTTTTTTAAATCGAGCTCATTTAACTGCAAAAAAGACATAGTTTTCCCAACAACTTTTATCAATCCAAAACCCATAACCGTAGTTCCTGGGTCGATTCCTAAAATAATTCTTTCCTTAGGCATATTAATTACAGTAATAGCATCCACTTAAAGATAACGAAAGTCCCACAGTAAAGGTTAGTACATTGCCGTTAAAAGAACCGTAACCTTCTGAAACCGGATTAAATTCTTTTGCAAACCCGTGAATATATGATGTATCAAAATACAACGACATGGTATCTGAAAGTCCGTAATGAATCTCCAAACCAGCCATTGCGTTTAAATAAGACGTTTTATTTTCTCCGTAATTATTCAAAGGTTTTACCATGGAATAACCAGGTCCCGCATGTACAAATATTCCAGTTCTGTTAGATATATAAATAATATTAGACAGATTATAAACGCCTTGCAGATTAATGCGTGAATAATTTAATTTGAATTCCTGAGCATCACTGTCGTTCGCCATTCTACTGAACCCATAATCCAACTTAGCTCCTATATTTGGAGAAAACATATATTGCAAACCCAGATTTACTGTAGGTAAGTTTAACGACTTCCCTTCGAAACCAGAAACAAAACCATCACTCGATGGATTATTAACACCTAATGCTATTTGTCCTTTTAGCGTACTTGTATCGTTTTGTGAAAACCCCGAAAACACACAAAAAAGAAAGATAAAAAATGGAGTTAAGCGCTTATTACTGCTTAAAAATAAAATCATACGCGATTATTGATTTAATTTGCAACATATGTACGCGTTGCCATACAAAACTAAACAATTCTTTTTTGTGCTTATTAAATTAAGCCTTGTTATTGCTGCATTTTGTTTTATCTACTTCAAGTTGAGTACTAACAATACATTAGTATTTTCTAAATTTTTAGAGCTGACGTCAAAACCTGAACTGTTTTCTTGGAAACCTACTACTATTCTGCTTTTATTAACTACCCTAAATTGGTTTCTCGAAATTTTAAAATGGCAAACACTTATTAAACCTTTAAAACCAATTTCTTTTTTTGAAGCGACAACACAAAGTTTAGGTAGCTTAACAGTGTCGTTATTTACACCGAATCGCATTGGCGAATATGGAGCAAAAGCCTTATTCTATAACAAAACGGAAATCTCAAAAATTGTTTCCATCAATGGTTTACACAACCTTTTACAACTAATAGCTACTATTATTTTTGGAATTGCAGGACTCCTGTTTTTCTCTAAAAATTTCCATTTAGAACTTAACCACACAAAACTCTCTATGGGAGTTTTAGTAT includes the following:
- a CDS encoding YtxH domain-containing protein yields the protein MKVITLIHYIMGKGSGAVLGFLVGTAVGTVLGVLFAPDKGTVTRKKIVDEAQSVKDKMSENIHETAENISNTVKQKQASLEDELEQLMSNASYKADDAISLLEKKLAELKAKNKKYQKS
- a CDS encoding dipeptidase, which translates into the protein MKNTTSYIEKNKDRFLSELVELLKIPSISADSAYKADVLRTAEAVKERLEQAGCDTVEICPTAGYPIVYGEKIINNDLPTVLVYGHYDVQPADPLELWDSAPFEPVIKTTELHPEGAIFARGACDDKGQMYMHVKALEFMTSTDQLPCNVKFMIEGEEEVGSVNLSTFVKENREKLSNDVILISDTGMIAKDTPSITTGLRGLSYVEVEVTGPNRDLHSGLYGGAVANPINVLTKMIASLHDENNHITIPGFYDKVEELSQDERAEMAKAPFSLDDYKKALDIDDVYGEAGYTTNERNSIRPTLDVNGIWGGYIGEGAKTVIASKAYAKISMRLVPGQEWEEITELFKNHFESIAPKAVKVKVKPHHGGQGYVTPTDNIGYQAAAKAYTDTFGKAPIPQRGGGSIPIVALFEKELDSKIILMGFGLDSDAIHSPNEHFGVFNYLKGIETIPLFYKYFTELSK
- a CDS encoding DMT family transporter — protein: MKNQHSNHLIQLTLATFFISTSGALGKYIDLPIPVIIWWRCIIAGVALFAFCNYKKFNLKLNSKTDVVTVIISALLMGGHWITYFLALKLSNVALGMLSLFTFPILTAFLEPLFIKTKFDPFYIILGVLVLLGLYILAPEFNLESSLLKGVLFGLLSAVFYALRNILSKKLTAKYNGSSVMFYQSLVVGLILSPALFILESNGLKEQFPYILFLGLITTAVGHSMLVNSLKHFTVSTASIINSIQPIFGIILAFFFLNETPTLNTFLGGSLILATVIIESVRSRNR
- a CDS encoding DUF4407 domain-containing protein — encoded protein: MLKQFFIICSGSDTDILNSCSKGEQNKYAGIGATVFFTALMAFIAASYALYAVFDNYYTAVFFGLIWGLLIFNLDRYIVSTIKKTGNFADEVIQASPRILLAVIIAVVISKPLELKIFEKEIDRVLLEQKNEFTLANKNQIAEQYAPQIKELEASISSLQNEITTKETEVNALYDTYISEAEGTAGTKLLGKGPVYKEKRDKHDAALAELQQLKTDNAEKIKAIESEIANLKSDYDNQVTTSQPVISNFDGLMARVDALNKLPWLPSFFIFLLFLAIETSPIFAKLLSPKGAYDFKLENEETAIKTHVLQNKNQREALLKTEFAINDRVYKDIEQEDELYNYKRKKARELLQLQADAFFNQQKNIL
- a CDS encoding YybH family protein, encoding MKKLILLLCLMCACTVFSQNNEEKDINDIQAVLKAQRLAWSKNNIEEFMEGYWKSDSLKFYGSNGVTYGWENTLKRYKKAYPSKDHTGKLSFKINDISKITDDAYYVLGEFHLKREVGNASGFFMLVFKKINGEWKIIADTSA
- a CDS encoding PhnA domain-containing protein, with product MSILQTLKDRSNNTCEICKSDKGLSQYTLPPSLNESVDNSLLVCGTCLSQIEGETEMDANHWRCLNDSMWSEFVAVQILSWRMLQRLRGEGWPKDLLDMMYLDDEALALARATGEDKDESEKVIHRDVNGVILENGDSVVLVKDLKVKGSSMVAKQGTAVRNIRLDRDNAEYIEGKVDGQQIVIITKYVKKT
- a CDS encoding MmcQ/YjbR family DNA-binding protein: MNIEQIRDYCLKKKGTTEEFPFNPDTLVFKVLGKMYALIALDRWETGEKAINLKCDPEYALELRAEYENIDSGYHMSKTHWNTVKLHDAEISSSLLLTLIDHSYEMVVKGMPKKLKEQLN
- a CDS encoding DUF4230 domain-containing protein, whose protein sequence is MDILFGLILGGLITMAVVTYLKIQAQKKRVNSQSVILLDKIKKVYKFITVEGDFAEIYHYEDVKERFLKLISSTKKALVIVNAKAHVGFDFSKVILEADTKNKTIIIHKFPQPEVLTIETNLNYYDKKDGMFNKFAASDLTELHNDAKKHILDKIPESGLFNAAQQEALEAISLIENIVQTIGWSLDYNALKIEEQIKSKAIE
- a CDS encoding cyclase family protein gives rise to the protein MLATIQYNSRKLQIDLTKPLDISIAIRSGQENVNAWYIGNPEIEPVVIEEEDWVGSVVKGSAVNFNTIIFNPHAHGTHTECVGHITETVYSVNKNLKQFFFLAEVITVAPEKLDDDFVISKKQIQFALGNKKRDAVVIRTIPNLKEKLTKRYSKTNPTYLLEEAAIYLREKGIKHLLIDLPSVDKERDEGKLLSHNAFWNTQGKLRLDATITEFIYVPNKVKDGEYMLNLQIASFENDATPSKPVLYKIIE
- the hemW gene encoding radical SAM family heme chaperone HemW → MSGIYIHIPFCKQACHYCDFYFSISLKKKPELVSCLIKELELRKAEFQDQVVQTIYFGGGTPSLLNSEELQSIIQAVYLNYKVVSDPEITLESNPDDLTADGADVLTVFKSYKAIGINRLSIGIQSFFERDLKLMNRAHNALEAKACLEVATQYFDNISLDLIYGIPGLSHEDWMENIDTALSFNIPHISSYALTVEPKTALDVFIEKGKVQAPDDAVAQEQFHMLIEKLEAAGFVHYELSNFGKPEFFSKNNTAYWQGKRYIGIGPSAHSFDGKSRSWNVKNNSKYIQAIEKGELPMEVETLTKTDQYNEYVMTGLRTIWGVSLEKVAQDFGETYRTYILKQSEKHRNQQLLYIEDNKLIVTKKGKFLSDGIASDLFKID
- the ruvC gene encoding crossover junction endodeoxyribonuclease RuvC, with the translated sequence MPKERIILGIDPGTTVMGFGLIKVVGKTMSFLQLNELDLKKYDDHYLKLKLIFERTIELIDTHHPDEIAIEAPFFGKNVQSMLKLGRAQGVAMAAGLSREVPITEYSPKKIKMAITGNGNASKEQVAKMLQSLLGLKTLPKNLDATDGLAAAVCHFYNDGRVEVGKSYSGWASFVKQNEDRVKK
- a CDS encoding outer membrane beta-barrel protein, coding for MILFLSSNKRLTPFFIFLFCVFSGFSQNDTSTLKGQIALGVNNPSSDGFVSGFEGKSLNLPTVNLGLQYMFSPNIGAKLDYGFSRMANDSDAQEFKLNYSRINLQGVYNLSNIIYISNRTGIFVHAGPGYSMVKPLNNYGENKTSYLNAMAGLEIHYGLSDTMSLYFDTSYIHGFAKEFNPVSEGYGSFNGNVLTFTVGLSLSLSGCYYCN